From Brachionichthys hirsutus isolate HB-005 chromosome 2, CSIRO-AGI_Bhir_v1, whole genome shotgun sequence, one genomic window encodes:
- the nt5dc2 gene encoding 5'-nucleotidase domain-containing protein 2, translating into MSVKALCTALTRVLLTGGNKTPPLVQPGNVNRLSTSSRLSKKPGSEQQVCEGEGEPSTSEPPQNRTAGEGKPRKEPAGAPGKTGPKRRPHAPRDQKTFLWGRYNELKRLVHDLIPPGACHPLNASTIYANNEVDLDDVDIYGFDYDYTLALYSNALDEMIYNTARSFLVEHFKYPEGIRKYDYIPNFAVRGLHYDIQKGLLMKMDAFHYIQPGTVYRGLSPLSDEDILQLYGGTFHVPLLEASGFYGKGPKIKQFMDIFSLPEMTLLAVANDFFISNDIEYDPVHLFKDVSEAIGMVHLKGYMYKWIVEDLAKFIQRGEETDAVLHRLVSQGKKLFLITNSPFSFVNKGMIHMVGNNWRDFFDVIIVQADKPHFFTDCVKPFRRLDVNGDLQWGRINTLDKGHIYKQGNLFDFLKLTGWRGSKVLYFGDHLYSDLADLMLRHGWRTAAIVPELEPETKVVSTSRYSVNLTWLQALTGLMERMQTHRDSESKQVFQEWQNEREELRVMMKNLFNPQFGSIFRTCHNPTFFSRRLCRFSDIYMTSVSCLLNYDPAYTFYPRRTPLQHEAPLWMDQLCTGCIKKPHLEEMSYIR; encoded by the exons ATGTCGGTCAAGGCGCTTTGCACAGCGTTAACCCGTGTGCTGCTGACCGGGGGGAACAAGACGCCACCGTTGGTGCAACCGGGAAACGTGAACAGACTTTCTACTTCCAGCAGGTTGTCAAAAAAACCGGGCAGCGAGCAGCAAGTCTGTGAAGGCGAAGGCGAGCCGTCAACCAGCGAGCCGCCGCAGAACCGCACGGCTGGAGAAGGGAAGCCACGCAAGGAACCCGCGGGCGCTCCCGGTAAAACCGGCCCGAAGAGACGGCCGCACGCTCCGCGGGACCAGAAGACCTTTCTGTGGGGTCGTTATAATGAGCTGAAGCGTCTGGTTCACG ACCTGATCCCCCCCGGGGCGTGTCACCCCCTCAACGCCTCCACCATCTACGCCAACAACGAGGTCGACCTCGATGACGTGGACATATATGGCTTCGATTACGACTACACGCTGGCTCTGTACTCCAACGCGCTCGACGAGATGATCTACAACACGGCGAGATCCTTCCTCGTGGAACATTTCAAG TACCCCGAAGGCATCAGGAAATACGATTACATTCCCAACTTTGCAGTTCGGGGTCTCCACTACGACATCCAAAAG GGTCTTCTGATGAAAATGGATGCCTTCCATTACATTCAGCCGGGAACGGTGTATCG CGGACTGAGCCCTCTGTCAGACGAGGACATCCTTCAGCTCTACGGGGGGACTTTCCATGTCCCCCTTCTGGAGGCCAGTGGCTTCTACGGAAAG GGACCAAAGATTAAACAGTTCATGGACATATTCTCCCTGCCGGAGATGACGCTCTTGGCTGTGGCAAATGACTTTTTCATCTCAAACGATATCGAATACGATCCGGTTCACCTGTTCAAAGACGTCTCG GAAGCTATTGGCATGGTTCATCTCAAAGGCTATATGTACAAGTGGATCGTGGAGGATCTCG CAAAGTTCatccagagaggagaggagactgaTGCTGTTTTACATCGTTTGGTCAGTCAAGGGAAAAAACTTTTCCTCATCACCAACAGTCCCTTCAGCTTCGT AAATAAAGGAATGATTCACATGGTGGGAAACAACTGGAGAGACTTCTTTGATGTTATCATTGTGCAAGCAGACAAGCCTCACTTCTTCACTGACTGTGTCAA GCCTTTCAGAAGGCTGGATGTTAACGGAGACCTTCAGTGGGGAAGGATCAACACTTTGGACAAAGGACATATCTACAAGCAG GGAAACCTGTTTGACTTTCTCAAACTGACGGGCTGGCGAGGCTCAAAGGTTCTTTACTTTGGAGATCATCTTTACAGCGACTTGGCT GACCTGATGTTGCGACATGGTTGGCGTACGGCAGCCATAGTTCCTGAGCTGGAGCCGGAAACCAAAGTGGTGAGCACAAGCCGGTACTCGGTGAACCTCACCTGGCTGCAGGCTTTGACCGGCCTGATGGAGCGCATGCAG ACACATCGGGACTCGGAGTCTAAACAGGTTTTCCAGGAGTGGCAAAATGAGAGAGAAGAGCTCAG ggtgatgatgaagaacCTGTTCAACCCGCAATTTGGCAGCATCTTCAGAACGTGTCACAACCCCACCTTCTTCTCCAGACGCCTGTGTCGTTTTTCAGACATCTACATGACCTCCGTGAGCTGCCTTCTGAATTACGACCCGGCTTACACCTTCTACCCCCGCCGGACCCCTCTGCAGCACGAGGCTCCTCTGTGGATGGACCAGCTTTGCACAGGCTGCATTAAGAAGCCTCATTTAGAGGAGATGTCTTACATAAGATGA
- the LOC137908583 gene encoding PDZ domain-containing protein 4-like, whose translation MGCNMCVVQKPEEQYRVMFQGYLCNMSAYSEADSRLKVNGKALSRLSGDPTLAIRDPVLSNILRRGARRRAGPPGGLVPVTMGMADCVDSCTQTDISFQHTLTLGESGQHPCGAPPPPSPPLPPLLEPYLFSDLFPEPIYYDPTDYFDVTQHEVDRQDELEYEEVELYKSRQQDKLGLTVCYRTDDEEDLGIYVGEVNPNSIAAMDGRIRKGDRILQINGVDIQDREEAVAILTREDSTNVSLLLARPEIENDNQLDPDELDMEPLDNAVHPPNSSAAPGAGPGGVGGLLGSRCHSGNRDSPDLLHTVLSNSQELDSGVGRTDESTRYEESSEHDLLGDDHTSAPNTNATNTPGSMRKFLSSQGESPPLLHSQDLQFSADSLLGLDSVNGGGLEQAERFERAYRADSVRMTMPGLTEEECERYKELLEIKCYYEKNCTDALLRGGHGLAQEEGGVSLDVNRNESLTQHEMALLEEELRHLEFKCRNILRAQKMQQLREHCLKAWPIEDKNRASAGAGVGPGPLDISGPLASEESSQRGLPDINELPERERSDKDSTSAYNTGGESCRSTPLVQEEHPSPSMQRSEGGEHLIPAGTQLPITTRQRERGSRARRGNGTQANLNLPFSPQTQRRGAEAKIANSGGKARSLSRDVGSRHASDGGVRRNPKERGGGCSAENSPYLSRRDNKTQLPQRYLSCMQLTSPSTPERLGDALRESGGDASPMSLGSTCKDVGPVSNRVPLTLTSPLLPASPRMEWKVKIRSDGSRYVAKRPVRDRLLKARAMKIREERSGMTTDDDAVSEMKMGRYWSKEERKQQLLKAREQRRRREFMMQSRLDCLREREGEQGGVGEGQQGTAHQQEATSILELCHKRSTKKRSRRILDNWITIQELLAHGSRSADGKKVYNPLLSVTTV comes from the exons GGTTATTTATGCAACATGTCGGCTTATTCCGAAGCCGACAGTCGATTAAAG GTGAACGGAAAGGCGCTGTCCCGCCTTTCAGGGGATCCCACCCTAGCCATACGGGACCCCGTCCTCTCCAACATACTGAGACGGGGGGCTCGCAGACGGGCGGGCCCCCCCGGAGGCTTGGTGCCAGTGACCATGGGCATGGCCGACTGTGTGGACAGCTGCACTCAGACGGACATCAGCTTCCAGCACACGTTGACTCTGGGCGAGAGCGGACAGCATCCCTGCGGGGCTCCGCCCCCACCATCACCTCCACTCCCACCACTCCTGGAACCGTATCTATTCAGCGACCT CTTTCCAGAGCCCATTTACTACGACCCTACCGACTACTTCGACGTCACGCAGCACGAGGTGGACCGCCAGGATGAGCTGGAGTATGAG GAGGTGGAGTTATACAAGTCGCGTCAACAGGACAAACTTGGACTCACTGTCTGTTACAGaactgatgatgaggaggacttgGGGATATATGTAGGAGAG GTGAACCCAAATAGCATCGCTGCAATGGATGGACGTATCCGCAAAGGAGACAGGATCCTACAG ATCAATGGAGTGGACAtccaggacagagaggaggcggTGGCTATTCTCACCAGAGAGGACAGCACTAACGTCTCCCTGCTCCTCGCACGGCCCGAGATCGAG AATGACAACCAGCTGGACCCAGACGAGCTGGACATGGAACCCCTGGACAACGCTGTCCATCCGCCCAACAGCAGCGCCGCCCCGGGTGCTGGACCAGGCGGCGTCGGTGGTCTACTAGGAAGCCGCTGTCACTCCGGGAACAGGGACTCACCAGATTTGCTCCACACTGTGTTGAGCAACAGCCAGGAGCTGGACAGCGGCGTGGGTCGAACCGATGAAAGCACACGATACGAGGAATCATCGGAACACGACCTCCTGGGGGACGATCACACCAGTGCCCCAAACACCAATGCCACCAATACTCCCGGCAGCATGCGCAAGTTTCTGTCCAGTCAAGGCGAGAGTCCACCTTTGCTGCACTCCCAGGACCTCCAGTTCAGCGCCGACTCCCTCTTAGGACTCGACTCTGTGAACGGAGGAGGACTGGAACAGGCGGAGAGGTTTGAAAGGGCCTACAGGGCAGACTCCGTGAGGATGACGATGCCAGGACTCACCGAGGAGGAGTGTGAGAGGTACAAAGAGCTCCTGGAAATCAAGTGTTACTACGAGAAGAACTGTACTGACGCGCTGCTACGAGGAGGTCACGGGCTGGCACAAGAGGAAGGAGGCGTCTCGCTGGATGTGAACAGGAACGAGAGCCTCACGCAACACGAGATGGccctcctggaggaggagttgCGCCACTTGGAGTTCAAGTGTCGCAACATCTTGAGGGCACAGAAAATGCAACAGCTGAGAGAGCACTGCCTGAAGGCTTGGCCCATTGAGGACAAGAACAGAGCGAGTGCAGGGGCTGGAGTAGGACCCGGGCCCTTGGACATTAGTGGCCCTTTAGCTAGCGAGGAGTCCTCTCAGCGAGGTTTGCCAGACATCAATGAGCTCCCAGAGAGGGAGCGATCAGACAAGGACAGTACGAGTGCCTACAACACAGGAGGGGAAAGTTGCAGGAGCACCCCTCTAGTTCAGGAAGAGCACCCTTCGCCCTCGATGCAGAGATCGGAGGGAGGAGAGCATCTCATCCCAGCAGGGACGCAGCTCCCAATCACAACTaggcagcgagagagagggtCTCGGGCTAGAAGAGGGAACGGGACGCAAGCGAACCTCAACCTACCTTTCTCTCCGCAAACCCAACGGAGAGGAGCTGAAGCCAAGATCGCCAACTCTGGAGGGAAGGCTCGGTCTCTGTCCCGGGATGTCGGAAGCAGGCATGCCTCAGACGGAGGGGTGAGACGCAACCCCAAAGAGAGAGGCGGCGGATGTAGTGCGGAGAACAGTCCTTACTTATCCCGGCGCGATAATAAAACACAGTTGCCTCAGCGCTACCTAAGCTGCATGCAATTGACGTCTCCTTCCACCCCCGAACGTCTCGGAGACGCTCTCAGAGAGTCCGGGGGCGACGCCAGCCCAATGAGCCTGGGTAGCACATGCAAAGACGTCGGCCCAGTCTCCAATCGCGTACCCTTAACCTTAACCTCGCCGCTGCTTCCCGCATCCCCTCGGATGGAGTGGAAGGTGAAGATACGCAGCGACGGCTCGCGCTACGTGGCCAAGAGGCCCGTGAGGGATCGGCTCCTGAAGGCGCGCGCCATGAAGATAAGGGAGGAACGAAGCGGCATGACGACAGACGACGATGCGGTGAGCGAAATGAAGATGGGTCGCTACTGGAGCAAAGAGGAGCgcaagcagcagctcctcaaggCCCGGGAGCAGCGGCGCCGCAGGGAGTTCATGATGCAGAGCCGCCTCGACTGTTTGAGGGAGCGGGAAGGGGAGCAGGGCGGCGTTGGGGAAGGGCAGCAGGGCACCGCGCACCAGCAGGAAGCCACCTCCATCCTGGAGCTGTGCCACAAGAGGAGCACGAAGAAGCGCAGTCGGCGAATTCTGGACAACTGGATCACGATACAGGAGCTCCTGGCCCACGGGAGCAGGTCCGCAGACGGGAAGAAAGTCTACAATCCCCTGCTGTCCGTCACCACAGTCTGA
- the kdm5c gene encoding lysine-specific demethylase 5C, translating to MEGDEFVPPPECPVFEPTWEEFRDPLGYIAKIRPIAEKSGICKIRPPTEWQPPFSVELDSFRFTPRMQRLNELEAETRVKLNYLDRMARFWEIQASSLKIPHIERRILDLFSLSKVVTDEGGFEMVCKERHWSRVAQRLGYPPGKNIGSLLRSHYERIIYPFEMFQSGTSMPHCKPKHYDGEDVDKEYKPHSIPLRQSVQPSRMNSYGRRANRCQPDGPEDLAPNPLTTGSQLISAPEPTEEDIEKNPELKKLQIYGAGPKMMGLGLVARYKGIRKKEELPQTVTIKADASSTPADASVKVEPVEPQRQNDGGTASPQLPPPGTRVKTEVKKEEPEEEANKANGAEHDESDTPCTKMTMRLRRNINNPQSVDSFVCRMCGRGDDDEKLLLCDGCDDNYHTFCLLPPLTDPPKGNWRCPKCVAEACKKPTEAFGFEQATREYNLQSFGEMADAFKADYFNMPVHMVPTELVEREFWRLSSSIEEDVTVEYGADIHSKDFGSGFPMNNGKRNLTKEEEDYARSGWNLNVMPVLEQSLLCHINGDISGMKVPWLYVGMVFSAFCWHIEDHWSYSINYLHWGEPKTWYGVPSVAAERLEEVMNKLTPELFEFQPDLLHQLVTIMNPNILMSHGVPVVRTNQCAGEFVITFPRAYHSGFNQGYNFAEAVNFCTADWLPAGRSCIEHYRRLRRYCVFSHEELTCKMAASPEKLDLNLAAATHREMFLIVQEERKLRKSLMERGITEAEREAFELLPDDERQCDNCKTTCFLSALACSNCPERLVCLYHTQDLCNCPTEKLFLRYRYTLDELLGMLHRLKVRSESFDYWANRVKEALEQEEGSKIEIKDLELLKTEAADKKFPDNELLRKLNAVLKDIERCQQRSTELLGNSPCSEGKMPVAELKCLVATMQHLPCAVNHLKEVEAVLQTVEDFQSQAQLLVNDKEWRRDSPPPERLHTLLEQGSKLPVVVPECNLLQGLKEQGHWLAEVRRTLATEGGEKQEVTLEVLRNLMESGCNVPQSVSVETAMAELQELLTIAERWEEKAQICLEQSQKHPLSTLEAIVNEAKLIPVKLPNITALQGCLSRARAWVTDLEEIQNGEHYPCLDDLEGLVAIGRDLPVFMEELRQLELQVASAHSWRDKASKTFLKKSSLHSLLEVLCPCAKRRERRGETAPPGEASEDSDTNTLGLSAHDLRDPAAIVMAFKEGEHQEKEALLRLQESNMCKSGFNASCKEDKENGRWEEAMDTDTSTNSVKENGGSSHACAPPAQSVCVCAGQPRPPQLRCHLCKDWFHGGCVPFPSLLPSCGPPVNPRCWWDWDSRFLCPRCQRSRRPRLETILALLVALQRLPVRLPEGEALQCLTERAINWQGRAKEALEAPELQRALGRLQELKETLQSKAEDGDDAEKGTATGGGSVIVLSDSDGGEGDDGVIDLTEDSPKKNAKESSGTQAGHENGLGKESNVTGVDFLLTLLPLLKGPVAELSPAARIQLEELQLEGDLLEVSLDQTPLIHRVLQAASAPPRDALRTLVQIELEEQRRTGRGRAKDSKRKRKSHRGGVLEGAGERSADATESKKACPLSHSPRSPVQPHPEIL from the exons ATGGAAGGGGACGAGTTTGTACCTCCTCCGGAGTGTCCGGTATTTGAGCCAACATGGGAGGAGTTTCGGGATCCCCTGGGCTACATTGCCAAGATACGCCCTATCGCAGAGAAGTCTGGAATCTGCAAAATCCGACCTCCTACA GAGTGGCAGCCACCCTTCTCAGTGGAGCTGGATAGCTTCCGTTTCACACCTCGTATGCAGAGGCTTAACGAATTGGAG GCAGAGACCAGAGTGAAGCTCAATTACTTGGACCGTATGGCCCGGTTTTGGGAGATCCAGGCATCCTCTTTAAAAATCCCACACATTGAAAGGCGCATCCTTGATCTGTTCAGCCTGTCAAAA GTTGTGACGGATGAAGGCGGCTTCGAGATGGTCTGTAAGGAACGCCACTGGTCTCGCGTGGCCCAAAGGCTGGGATACCCCCCGGGCAAGAACATTGGTTCTCTGCTGCGCTCACACTATGAGAGGATCATTTACCCCTTTGAGATGTTCCAGTCTGGTACCAGCATGCCG CATTGCAAACCCAAACATTATGACGGCGAGGACGTGGACAAAGAGTACAAGCCCCACTCCATTCCCCTTCGGCAGTCCGTGCAGCCATCCAGAATGAACAGCTACGGACGCCGGGCAAACCGCTGCCAGCCTGAT GGTCCAGAGGACCTCGCCCCCAATCCTCTCACCACGGGCTCTCAACTCATCTCTGCG CCGGAACCTACAGAGGAAGACATAGAGAAAAACCCAGAGCTGAAGAAGCTCCAGATCTACGGTGCAGGGCCAAAAATGATGGGACTTGGACTGGTTGCCAGATACAAAGGCATCAGGAAGAAAG AGGAGCTGCCCCAAACAGTTACCATAAAGGCGGACGCGTCCTCCACTCCTGCCGACGCCTCCGTCAAAGTAGAGCCAGTGGAGCCTCAGAGGCAGAACGACGGGGGTACCGCGAGCCCCCAGCTCCCCCCTCCTGGCACCAGAGTTAAGACGGAAGTGAAGAAAGAAGAACCAGAGGAAGAGGCTAATAAAGCAAACGGTGCAGAGCACGATGAATCCGACACACCGTGTACAAAAATGACCATGAGGCTCCGACGCAACATCAACAACCCACAGAGT GTGGACTCCTTCGTGTGCCGGATGTGTGGTCGAGGAGACGACGACGAAAAGCTCCTGCTGTGCGACGGCTGCGACGATAACTATCACACCTTCTGTCTGCTGCCCCCACTCACCGACCCCCCCAAAGGCAACTGGCGATGCCCCAAGTGTGTTGCAGAG GCGTGCAAGAAGCCTACGGAAGCCTTCGGCTTTGAGCAGGCCACACGAGAGTACAACCTGCAGAGTTTCGGGGAGATGGCGGACGCCTTCAAAGCAGATTACTTTAACATGCCCGTTCAC ATGGttcccactgagctggtggagCGAGAGTTCTGGAGGCTGTCCAGCAGCATTGAGGAAGACGTGACGGTGGAGTACGGGGCCGACATACACTCCAAAGACTTCGGCAGCGGCTTTCCGATGAACAACGGCAAGAGGAACCTcacaaaggaagaggag GACTATGCCCGCAGTGGCTGGAACCTGAATGTGATGCCGGTGCTGGAGCAGTCCCTCCTGTGCCACATCAACGGGGACATCTCCGGGATGAAGGTGCCCTGGCTTTACGTCGGGATGGTGTTCTCGGCGTTCTGCTGGCACATCGAGGACCACTGGAGTTACTCCATCAACTACCTGCACTG GGGCGAGCCAAAGACTTGGTACGGAGTTCCCTCCGTCGCAGCCGAGCGGCTTGAGGAGGTGATGAATAAGCTGACGCCGGAGCTGTTTGAGTTCCAGCCGGATCTCCTGCACCAGCTGGTCACCATCATGAACCCCAATATCCTCATGTCGCACGGCGTACCG GTGGTGCGGACCAACCAGTGCGCCGGAGAGTTTGTCATCACGTTCCCCAGGGCCTACCACAGCGGCTTCAATCAGGGATATAACTTCGCTGAAGCTGTTAACTTCTGCACTGCAGACTGG CTGCCCGCCGGCCGTTCATGCATCGAGCACTACCGCCGCCTGAGGAGGTATTGCGTGTTCTCCCACGAGGAGCTCACGTGTAAAATGGCTGCCAGCCCAGAGAAACTCGACCTCAACTTGGCGGCGGCTACGCACCGGGAAATGTTCCTCATTGttcaggaggagaggaagctgcgcAAATCGCTTATGGAAAGG GGCATTACTGAAGCCGAGCGCGAGGCATTCGAGCTGCTGCCCGATGACGAGCGGCAGTGCGACAACTGCAAGACGACgtgtttcctctctgctctggcCTGCTCCAACTGTCCAGAGCGTCTGGTGTGTCTCTATCACACTCAGGATCTGTGCAACTGCCCCACCGAAAAGCTCTTCCTCAG GTACAGGTATACCCTGGACGAGTTGTTGGGCATGTTGCACCGGTTGAAGGTTCGGTCCGAGTCCTTCGATTACTGGGCCAACAGAGTCAAAGAGGCCCTCGAGCAGGAAGAAGGAAGCAAAATAG AAATTAAGgacctggagctgctgaagaCCGAGGCAGCCGATAAAAAGTTTCCCGACAACGAACTTCTGCGGAAGCTCAACGCGGTTCTCAAAGACATCGAGCGCTGCCAACAGAGAAGTACCGAACTCCTCGGTAACTCGCCGTGCAG CGAGGGCAAGATGCCTGTGGCAGAGCTGAAGTGTTTGGTGGCGACGATGCAGCACCTTCCGTGTGCAGTGAACCACCTGAAGGAAGTAGAG GCGGTTCTGCAAACGGTGGAGGATTTCCAGAGTCAGGCTCAACTCCTGGTCAATGACAAGGAGTGGAGGCGGGACTCGCCACCGCCGGAGCGGTTGCATACGTTGTTGGAGCAGGGGTCCAAGCTGCCCGTTGTGGTGCCAGAGTGCAATTTACTGCAGGGTCTAAAGGAGCAAGGCCATTGGCTGGCAGAGGTGAGGCGCACCCTGGCCACGGAAGGAGGGGAAAAGCAGGAGGTGACGTTGGAGGTGCTGAGGAACCTGATGGAGTCGGGTTGCAACGTGCCTCAGAGCGTCTCGGTCGAGACGGCCATGGCGGAGCTCCAGGAGCTGCTCACGATTGCAGAACGTTGGGAGGAAAAAGCCCAGATTTGTCTGGAACAAAG CCAAAAGCATCCTCTTTCCACTCTGGAGGCGATAGTGAACGAGGCCAAGCTCATTCCAGTCAAGCTGCCCAACATCACGGCGCTGCAGGGCTGTCTGAGTCGAGCTCGGGCCTGGGTCACGGACTTGGAGGAAATCCAG AACGGAGAGCACTACCCGTGTCTGGACGACCTCGAGGGCTTGGTGGCCATCGGCAGGGACTTGCCGGTCTTCATGGAGGAGCTCAGGCAACTGGAACTACAGGTGGCAAGCGCTCACTCCTGGAGGGACAAGGCCAGCAAGACCTTCCTGAAGAAGAGCAGCTTGCACAGCCTGCTGGAG gtgtTATGTCCGTGTgcgaagaggagagaaaggcgaGGCGAGACGGCGCCGCCGGGCGAGGCTTCAGAGGACTCTGACACCAACACGCTGGGCCTCTCTGCTCACGACCTGAGGGATCCTGCAGCTATT GTGATGGCGTTCAAAGAAGGGGAGCACCAGGAGAAGGAGGCGCTGCTGAGGCTCCAAGAGTCAAACATGTGTAAATCTGGATTTAACGCCAGTTGcaaggaggacaaggagaatgggaggtgggaggaggctATGGACACGGACACATCCACGAACTCTGTTAAAGAGAATGGCGGCAGCAGCCACGCCTGCGCCCCCCCAGCGCAgtcggtgtgcgtgtgcgccgGTCAACCTCGTCCCCCTCAGCTCCGATGCCATCTGTGTAAGGACTGGTTCCACGGCGGCTGCGTCCcgttcccttccctcctcccctcttGCGGGCCGCCGGTCAACCCGCGCTGTTGGTGGGATTGGGATTCGCGCTTCCTGTGCCCGCGGTGCCAGCGGTCCCGGCGCCCGCGCCTCGAGACCATCCTGGCGTTGCTCGTTGCGCTGCAGCGGTTGCCCGTGCGTCTGCCCGAAGGGGAAGCGCTCCAGTGCCTCACGGAACGGGCCATCAACTGGCAGGGGCGGGCCAAGGAGGCGCTGGAGGCGCCGGAGCTGCAGCGGGCACTTGGGAGGCTGCAGGAACTCAAGGAGACGCTCCAGTCCAAAGCGGAGGACGGGGACGATGCGGAGAAGGGGACGGCGACGGGCGGGGGTTCAGTGATTGTCTTATCGGACTCCGACGGGGGGGAAGGAGACGATGGAGTCATTGATCTGACGGAGGACTCGCCTAAAAAGAACGCCAAGGAAAGCAGCGGGACTCAG gctggacACGAAAACGGTCTCGGCAAGGAGTCTAACGTGACGG GCGTGGACTTCCTGCTgaccctgctgcccctgctcaAAGGCCCGGTGGCGGAGCTTTCGCCCGCCGCCAGGatccagctggaggagctgcagctggaaggagATCTGCTGGAGGTGTCTCTGGATCAGACGCCGCTCATTCACAGGGTCCTGCAAGCGGCGTCGGCGCCGCCCAGAGACGCGCTGCGCACGCTCGTTCAG ATCGAGCTTGAGGAGCAGAGGCGGACCGGCCGTGGACGGGCGAAGGACTCCAAGAGGAAGCGGAAGAGCCACAGAGGCGGCGTCCTGGAGGGGGCGGGAGAAAGGTCAGCCGACGCCACGGAGTCAAAGAAAGCCTGCCCCCTCAGCCACTCCCCCCGGTCACCTGTCCAGCCCCATCCAgag ATTTTGTGA